The Micromonospora sp. WMMD961 genome has a segment encoding these proteins:
- a CDS encoding TIGR01777 family oxidoreductase, with amino-acid sequence MRILLAGASGFLGTRLADRLAADGHQITRLVRRPPRDPQERRWDPAAGHLDPAVVAEADAVVNLAGAGVGDKRWDDDYRRLIRTSRVDSTTTLAATIAGLSAADRPRVLLNSSAVGWYGNTGDRAVEEDAPAGEGFLADVCRVWEAATRPAEDAGVRVVRLRTGLPLDRDGGLLKPQLLPFKLGIAGRLGSGRQWLPWISMKDWLDATLFLLARDEISGPVNVVGPNPVTNADFTRELARQLHRPAIIPIPALALKVALGGFAHEALTSTRVLPGVLTKAGYRYHHPDLPTALTAALNPTP; translated from the coding sequence ATGCGCATCCTTCTGGCCGGCGCGTCCGGCTTCCTCGGCACCCGGCTGGCCGACCGGCTCGCGGCGGACGGGCACCAGATCACCCGGCTGGTCCGACGGCCGCCACGCGACCCGCAGGAGCGGCGGTGGGACCCGGCCGCCGGGCATCTCGACCCGGCCGTGGTCGCCGAGGCGGACGCGGTCGTCAACCTGGCCGGCGCGGGCGTCGGCGACAAGCGCTGGGACGACGACTACCGGCGGTTGATCCGCACCAGCCGGGTGGACAGCACCACCACGCTGGCGGCCACCATCGCCGGGCTTTCCGCCGCCGACCGACCGCGGGTGTTGCTCAACTCCTCGGCCGTGGGGTGGTACGGCAACACCGGCGACCGGGCCGTCGAGGAGGACGCGCCGGCCGGCGAGGGCTTTCTGGCCGACGTCTGCCGGGTGTGGGAGGCCGCGACCCGGCCGGCCGAGGACGCCGGGGTACGCGTGGTCCGGCTGCGCACCGGCCTGCCGCTGGACCGCGACGGCGGGCTGCTCAAGCCGCAACTGTTGCCGTTCAAGCTGGGCATCGCCGGCCGACTGGGCAGCGGCCGGCAGTGGCTGCCGTGGATCTCGATGAAGGATTGGCTGGACGCGACGCTCTTCCTGCTGGCCCGCGACGAGATCTCCGGCCCGGTGAACGTGGTGGGGCCGAACCCGGTGACGAACGCCGACTTCACCCGGGAGCTGGCCCGCCAGCTACACCGGCCGGCGATCATCCCGATCCCCGCGCTGGCGCTCAAGGTGGCCCTCGGCGGCTTCGCCCACGAGGCCCTCACCAGCACCAGAGTCCTCCCCGGCGTCCTCACGAAAGCCGGCTACCGCTACCACCATCCTGATCTCCCCACCGCCCTGACCGCAGCCCTGAACCCCACACCATGA
- a CDS encoding PHB depolymerase family esterase — MRRSPSTLARLIGAVAGLALALTGAFAIAAAPAQAATLTQVTGFGSNPGNLAMYAYRPDNLPANSPAVVLLHGCTQNASGYFANSGWQKYADQWKFALIVAQQPSGNNANSCFNFFESGDTARGQGEALSIKQMVDHAKTNFGVNASRVYVSGLSAGGAMSAVMLATYPDVFAAGSIIAGIPYRCATSMVNAFSCMSPGSDKTPAAWGDLVRGAYSGYTGPRPRVAIWHGTSDYTVAPLNATESRDQWTNVRGVSQTPTSTSSLPGNTTLEVYGNDDVRLYRVSGMGHGTPVDPGSAADQCGTAGAYFLDTICSTYRDALFFGLNGGGTTPTPTPTVTPTPTATPTPTPTPTPTVPATCVTASNYAHVAAGRAYQSGGYAYANGSNQRMGLYNTFYTSALKQTGPNYWVIGC, encoded by the coding sequence GTGCGCCGCTCCCCGTCCACCCTCGCCCGGCTGATCGGCGCGGTCGCTGGGCTCGCCCTCGCCCTGACCGGCGCGTTCGCCATCGCCGCAGCACCCGCCCAGGCCGCCACCCTCACCCAGGTCACCGGCTTCGGCTCCAACCCGGGCAACCTCGCCATGTACGCCTATCGACCGGACAACCTTCCGGCGAACTCCCCGGCCGTCGTCCTCCTGCACGGGTGCACCCAGAACGCCTCCGGCTACTTCGCCAACTCCGGCTGGCAGAAGTACGCCGACCAGTGGAAGTTCGCCCTGATCGTCGCCCAGCAACCCTCCGGCAACAACGCCAACTCCTGCTTCAACTTCTTCGAGTCCGGTGACACCGCCCGAGGTCAGGGTGAGGCGCTGTCGATCAAGCAGATGGTCGACCACGCCAAGACGAACTTCGGCGTGAACGCCTCCCGGGTCTACGTCAGCGGTCTGTCCGCCGGCGGGGCGATGAGCGCCGTCATGCTCGCCACCTACCCGGACGTCTTCGCCGCCGGATCGATCATCGCCGGGATCCCGTACCGCTGCGCCACCAGCATGGTCAACGCGTTCAGCTGCATGAGCCCGGGTTCGGACAAGACCCCGGCCGCATGGGGTGACCTGGTGCGGGGCGCGTACTCCGGCTACACCGGCCCGCGCCCCCGGGTGGCCATCTGGCACGGCACCTCGGACTACACGGTCGCCCCGCTCAACGCCACCGAGTCCCGCGACCAGTGGACCAACGTGCGGGGCGTCTCGCAGACCCCGACCAGCACGTCGTCGCTGCCCGGCAACACGACCCTGGAGGTGTACGGCAACGACGACGTGCGGCTCTACCGGGTCTCCGGGATGGGCCACGGCACCCCGGTCGACCCGGGCTCCGCAGCGGACCAGTGCGGCACCGCCGGCGCGTACTTCCTGGACACCATCTGCTCGACGTACCGGGACGCGCTCTTCTTCGGTCTGAACGGCGGCGGCACCACCCCGACCCCCACCCCGACGGTCACGCCGACCCCCACGGCCACCCCGACCCCGACCCCGACGCCCACCCCGACCGTGCCGGCGACCTGCGTGACGGCCAGCAACTACGCCCACGTGGCGGCCGGCCGGGCCTACCAGTCCGGTGGTTACGCCTACGCCAACGGTTCCAACCAGCGGATGGGTCTCTACAACACCTTCTACACCAGCGCCCTCAAGCAGACCGGCCCCAACTACTGGGTGATCGGCTGCTGA